Proteins encoded by one window of Pseudomonas sp. PSKL.D1:
- a CDS encoding isocitrate lyase/PEP mutase family protein, whose translation MNERSHPELRSDFRAILQGQSCKFAASVFDPISVRMAADLGFEVGILGGSVASLQVLGAPDITLITLDEFAEQASRLGRASQIPVIADADHGYGNSLNVMRTVSELQKVGVAALTLEDTHLPAKFNQPSTHLISLDEAASKIYAARLARTDESLSIIARTHAGATSLSDSIARTTAYQKAGADAICFVGVTDFLHLEALTSHLSLPIMLINYGNPELADAEKLSAANVRIVVNGHKPYFAALQATYEALCAESEHDPSQLSPNQLVAKYSLSDKYQRLADLYLKAEGGFN comes from the coding sequence ATGAACGAACGATCTCACCCAGAACTCCGAAGCGACTTCCGCGCTATTTTGCAAGGCCAATCGTGCAAGTTCGCTGCTTCTGTGTTCGATCCGATCTCCGTACGAATGGCAGCTGACTTGGGCTTTGAGGTTGGCATTCTTGGAGGGTCTGTCGCCTCGCTCCAAGTACTCGGCGCACCAGACATCACGCTGATCACCCTGGATGAGTTTGCTGAGCAAGCATCGAGGCTAGGCCGTGCTAGTCAAATTCCGGTCATTGCGGATGCTGATCATGGTTATGGAAATTCCCTCAATGTGATGCGCACCGTGAGTGAGTTACAGAAGGTAGGCGTGGCAGCGCTGACCCTGGAGGACACTCACCTCCCCGCAAAATTTAACCAGCCATCAACGCATCTGATCAGCCTCGATGAAGCTGCGAGCAAGATTTACGCGGCAAGGCTTGCTCGAACCGACGAGTCTCTCAGCATCATTGCGCGTACACACGCCGGCGCTACTTCACTGAGTGACTCCATCGCTAGGACCACTGCTTATCAAAAGGCAGGGGCCGATGCGATTTGCTTTGTGGGAGTGACCGATTTCCTGCACCTGGAAGCGCTCACATCGCATTTGTCGCTGCCAATTATGCTGATTAACTACGGCAATCCAGAACTTGCAGATGCCGAAAAGCTGAGCGCCGCAAACGTACGGATTGTCGTAAATGGTCACAAACCCTATTTCGCTGCTCTTCAAGCTACATACGAAGCATTATGCGCCGAATCTGAGCACGATCCTTCCCAACTCTCTCCCAACCAACTGGTTGCTAAGTACTCCCTTTCAGACAAATACCAGCGGTTGGCGGACCTCTATCTCAAAGCCGAAGGCGGCTTTAACTAA
- a CDS encoding 2-hydroxyacid dehydrogenase: MKKTILAFSRVHPSLLAPYADQFNIIVLDPKEGDLDAQFQAALPKAHGLIGGNRKFGERDLEAAENLEIISSISVGYDNYDLAYLNRRGIMLTNTPDVLNETTADLALALILATARRIPELDAWTKSGSWSKTIDESAFGCDVHGKTLGIIGLGKIGAAIARRGRFGFGMEILYSGNSRKPELEKELDARYVPQEHLLREADFVCPVVPLSAQTRNLISRKELSLMKSEAILINVSRGAVVDEEALIDALQNHRIRAAGLDVYAKEPMSESPLFKLTNAVTVPHIGSATTQTRLAMAQRALKNLLDGLRGQVPVDLVNREATR, translated from the coding sequence ATGAAAAAGACGATTCTCGCATTTAGCCGTGTTCACCCAAGCCTGCTCGCACCTTATGCTGACCAGTTCAACATCATCGTGCTTGATCCCAAGGAGGGAGACCTCGACGCACAATTCCAGGCCGCGCTACCGAAGGCGCATGGACTGATCGGAGGGAATCGTAAGTTTGGCGAGAGAGACCTAGAGGCAGCAGAAAATCTGGAAATCATTTCCAGTATCTCCGTGGGGTACGACAACTATGATCTGGCCTACCTCAACCGTCGCGGGATCATGCTAACCAACACTCCGGACGTTCTGAATGAGACAACAGCAGACCTGGCGCTCGCCTTGATTCTGGCCACTGCTAGGCGCATTCCAGAGCTGGATGCATGGACAAAGTCTGGGTCATGGAGCAAAACCATCGACGAGTCGGCTTTCGGCTGTGACGTCCATGGCAAGACCCTAGGCATTATCGGACTCGGAAAAATTGGTGCAGCCATCGCCCGCCGAGGGCGCTTCGGGTTCGGAATGGAAATCCTATATTCTGGCAACAGCCGTAAACCTGAGCTGGAAAAGGAACTTGATGCACGGTACGTTCCCCAGGAGCATCTGCTCCGCGAGGCAGATTTTGTTTGCCCGGTTGTGCCGCTCTCCGCCCAGACCAGGAATCTCATCAGCCGCAAAGAGCTGTCACTGATGAAGTCCGAAGCCATACTGATTAACGTCTCTCGCGGCGCTGTGGTGGACGAGGAAGCTCTGATAGATGCCCTTCAGAATCATCGCATCCGTGCTGCCGGCTTAGACGTGTACGCCAAGGAGCCAATGTCGGAATCACCACTGTTCAAGCTGACAAATGCCGTCACAGTGCCTCATATCGGCTCTGCTACGACTCAAACACGATTGGCAATGGCGCAACGGGCACTTAAAAATTTACTGGACGGCCTCCGGGGGCAAGTCCCCGTAGACTTAGTCAATCGCGAAGCCACCAGATAA
- a CDS encoding ATP-binding cassette domain-containing protein, with the protein MPTQQKLIEIYFDSLKNLKDFPLQLDSTPLTALMGTNGCGKTTVLHALACVYSPPNEISPNYKLSTFFNPTRDSTWRGSSFTVKYNEREGTNYREGLVQNYAKAADRWTPRYERRPTRFTRLITIRESVPEVEFVSATGLIKYSRVVRDSATDLAILDSAGRILNRDY; encoded by the coding sequence ATGCCAACACAGCAAAAGCTCATAGAGATTTACTTTGATTCTTTAAAGAACCTAAAAGATTTTCCACTTCAGCTCGACAGCACACCACTTACGGCTCTAATGGGCACAAATGGTTGCGGAAAAACAACGGTTCTTCATGCGCTAGCCTGCGTATATTCACCGCCGAATGAAATCTCTCCCAATTACAAGCTATCAACTTTTTTCAATCCAACACGAGACTCTACCTGGAGAGGCAGCTCCTTCACAGTTAAATACAATGAAAGAGAAGGAACTAATTACAGAGAAGGACTTGTTCAGAATTATGCTAAAGCAGCTGATCGCTGGACTCCCAGATATGAGAGAAGACCAACACGCTTCACAAGGCTGATCACCATCAGAGAATCTGTTCCTGAGGTGGAGTTCGTGAGTGCGACTGGCCTAATAAAGTACAGCAGAGTAGTGCGTGATTCAGCTACTGACCTGGCGATTTTGGATAGCGCTGGTAGAATTCTTAATCGTGACTATTGA